In one Acidimicrobiales bacterium genomic region, the following are encoded:
- a CDS encoding FAD-dependent oxidoreductase, producing MSGPRFVIVGAGLAGAKAAETLRSEGFEGEILLIGEEPVRPYERPPLSKGYLQGSTEQEKIFVHEAGYYGANDIGLRLSRRVEALDIGRRRIVLDNGERIPFDSCLLATGAEPRKLSLPGAELEGVLYLRDLADSDRLRGALASASKVVVIGAGWIGCEVAASARQLNVEVAMVEAAPVPLSRVLGEELGRFYADLHADHG from the coding sequence ATGAGCGGACCCCGGTTCGTCATCGTCGGCGCGGGCCTCGCCGGCGCCAAAGCGGCGGAGACTCTGCGCAGCGAAGGCTTCGAAGGCGAGATCTTGCTCATCGGCGAGGAGCCTGTGCGACCTTACGAACGTCCGCCGCTCTCAAAGGGCTACCTGCAGGGCTCGACCGAACAGGAGAAGATCTTCGTTCACGAAGCCGGCTACTACGGGGCCAACGACATCGGTCTCCGCTTGTCCCGCCGCGTAGAAGCACTCGACATCGGCAGGAGGCGGATCGTCCTCGACAACGGTGAGCGGATCCCCTTCGATTCCTGCCTGCTCGCCACCGGTGCCGAGCCGCGCAAGCTGTCCCTCCCCGGCGCGGAGCTCGAAGGCGTCTTGTACCTGCGGGACCTGGCCGATTCGGACCGGCTCAGAGGAGCTCTGGCGTCCGCATCCAAAGTGGTCGTCATCGGAGCCGGATGGATCGGCTGCGAGGTGGCTGCCTCCGCCCGCCAGCTCAACGTGGAGGTGGCGATGGTGGAGGCGGCCCCGGTGCCGCTGTCGCGCGTGCTGGGCGAGGAGCTCGGCCGCTTCTACGCCGACCTGCACGCCGATCACGGAG